One genomic window of Rhizobium sp. Pop5 includes the following:
- a CDS encoding ABC transporter permease → MQSIESTALEPTKSEMAGLSAGQKIGRLIPVYGLVILTVGLIVLFSILLPDTFPTVLNVRSIVSDKAIIALLSLAAMIPMASGRIDLTVGYGIVLWHILAISLQTVYGLPWPVAVLIVLALGILTGFINGLLVEVAKIDSFIATLGTGTVLYALALWHTGGRQVVGVLPEGFYALNGTMLFGLPITGFYVLLIAICMWIVLEYLPIGRYLYAIGANPKAAALNGIPVRKFVIGAFVTSGLLAALTGVLLASKLRIGQASVGLEYLLPALVGAFLGSTTIKPGRVNVWGTLIGVIILAVGISGIQQFGGSFFVEPLFNGVTLLIAIGIAGYAQRKRGAVRRITPASK, encoded by the coding sequence ATGCAATCCATTGAATCCACGGCTCTGGAGCCCACAAAGAGCGAAATGGCCGGCCTCTCCGCCGGACAGAAGATCGGCCGCCTGATCCCGGTCTATGGGCTCGTGATCCTGACTGTCGGGCTGATCGTCCTCTTCTCGATCCTGCTGCCCGATACGTTCCCAACCGTTTTGAACGTCCGCTCGATCGTCTCCGACAAGGCGATCATCGCGCTTCTGTCGCTCGCCGCAATGATCCCGATGGCATCGGGCCGCATCGATCTGACCGTGGGCTACGGCATCGTGCTCTGGCACATCCTCGCGATCAGCCTGCAGACGGTCTACGGCCTGCCTTGGCCTGTCGCGGTCCTCATCGTTCTTGCGCTCGGCATTCTCACCGGCTTCATCAACGGGCTGCTGGTCGAGGTTGCGAAGATCGACAGCTTCATCGCCACGCTCGGGACAGGAACTGTCCTCTATGCACTTGCCCTTTGGCACACCGGCGGCCGGCAGGTGGTCGGCGTCCTGCCAGAAGGTTTCTACGCGCTGAACGGCACCATGCTGTTCGGCCTCCCCATCACCGGTTTTTACGTGCTTTTGATCGCAATCTGCATGTGGATCGTACTCGAATACCTGCCGATCGGCCGTTATCTCTACGCCATCGGCGCCAATCCCAAGGCTGCGGCGCTCAACGGCATTCCGGTGCGGAAATTCGTGATCGGCGCGTTCGTGACGTCGGGGCTGCTGGCGGCTCTGACGGGGGTCCTGCTCGCCTCGAAGCTGCGCATCGGCCAGGCGAGCGTCGGCCTCGAATATCTCCTGCCGGCGCTCGTCGGCGCCTTCCTTGGGTCGACGACGATCAAGCCGGGACGGGTGAATGTCTGGGGGACGCTCATCGGCGTCATCATCCTGGCGGTCGGGATATCGGGAATTCAGCAATTCGGCGGGTCGTTCTTCGTCGAACCGCTGTTCAACGGCGTAACCCTTCTGATCGCCATCGGCATAGCAGGTTACGCCCAGCGCAAGCGCGGGGCCGTGAGGAGGATCACGCCCGCATCCAAGTGA
- a CDS encoding SDR family oxidoreductase, whose protein sequence is MKNLFDLTGRRALITGSSQGIGYALAEGLAQYGAEVIINGRTPESVERAVESLKGQGLSAHAAIFDVTSKEAAKQGVATIEADIGPIDILINNAGMQFRTPLEDFPADKWELLLTTNISSVFYVGQAVALGMIARGQGKIINIASVQSELARPGIAPYTATKGAVRNLTRGMCADWAKHGLQINAIAPGYFKTPLNQALVDNPEFSSWLEKRTPAGRWGNVDELVGAAVFLSGPGSSFINGHTLYVDGGITTCL, encoded by the coding sequence ATGAAGAACCTGTTTGATCTGACCGGCCGCCGTGCCCTGATCACCGGCTCGAGCCAGGGGATCGGCTACGCCCTGGCCGAAGGTCTGGCGCAATATGGCGCCGAGGTCATCATCAATGGCCGCACGCCAGAAAGCGTCGAGCGCGCGGTCGAGAGTCTCAAGGGCCAAGGCCTGTCGGCCCACGCGGCGATCTTCGATGTGACCAGCAAGGAGGCTGCCAAACAGGGTGTCGCCACGATCGAAGCTGATATCGGGCCGATCGACATCCTGATCAACAATGCCGGCATGCAGTTTCGCACGCCGCTGGAAGATTTCCCGGCTGACAAATGGGAATTGCTGCTGACCACCAATATTTCGAGCGTGTTTTACGTCGGCCAGGCGGTGGCGCTGGGCATGATCGCCCGCGGCCAGGGCAAGATCATCAACATCGCCTCGGTTCAAAGCGAACTGGCGCGCCCCGGCATCGCTCCCTATACCGCGACCAAAGGTGCCGTGCGCAATCTGACCCGAGGCATGTGCGCCGATTGGGCCAAGCACGGCCTGCAGATCAACGCGATTGCGCCGGGCTATTTCAAGACGCCGCTCAACCAGGCGCTCGTCGATAATCCCGAATTTTCCTCCTGGCTTGAGAAACGCACGCCGGCCGGCCGCTGGGGTAATGTCGACGAACTGGTCGGTGCGGCCGTCTTCCTGTCAGGCCCCGGTTCGTCCTTCATCAACGGGCATACGCTTTATGTCGACGGCGGCATTACGACCTGCCTTTAG
- a CDS encoding NAD(P)-dependent oxidoreductase, protein MQDDYRADVAVIGAGIMGTAIVTRLIETGHQVSVFDLDAEKVAALEAKGARATSSVEDAVAVSQFCILSLNHANIVRAVVFGEKGVAAAANAGKLLIDMSSIDPAETADMAARLRTETGMAWVDCPLSGGVPGALNGKLTIMAGGSPDDFERARVVMRHLAANYTLMGASGAGQTTKLINQLFCAVLFQAVAEAVKLAEAGGVDPAAIPAALAGGRADSRIMQEFMAKFAARDFSPTGRIDNMLKDLDSLQAFALKTKTPLPMTGAVVEIHRLLCAAGLGPKDSAEMMRLLDGFQAD, encoded by the coding sequence ATGCAGGATGACTACAGAGCAGATGTCGCCGTCATTGGTGCCGGCATCATGGGAACGGCGATCGTTACGCGATTGATCGAGACCGGACACCAGGTATCCGTCTTCGATCTGGATGCCGAGAAAGTCGCGGCGCTGGAAGCCAAGGGGGCTCGCGCTACGAGCTCCGTGGAGGATGCGGTCGCCGTGTCGCAGTTCTGCATACTCAGCCTCAATCACGCAAACATCGTGCGCGCCGTCGTTTTCGGCGAAAAAGGTGTCGCGGCGGCGGCGAATGCCGGCAAGCTGCTGATCGACATGTCCTCGATCGACCCCGCCGAGACGGCCGATATGGCGGCGCGGTTGCGGACGGAAACGGGGATGGCATGGGTGGATTGCCCGCTCTCCGGCGGCGTGCCCGGCGCGCTGAACGGCAAGCTCACCATCATGGCCGGCGGCAGCCCGGACGATTTCGAACGGGCGCGCGTGGTGATGCGGCATCTTGCCGCCAATTACACGCTGATGGGCGCATCCGGCGCCGGACAGACGACCAAGCTGATCAATCAGCTCTTTTGCGCCGTGCTGTTTCAGGCTGTCGCGGAAGCCGTCAAGCTCGCGGAAGCCGGCGGCGTCGATCCGGCCGCCATTCCGGCAGCCCTTGCCGGCGGCCGTGCCGACAGTCGGATCATGCAGGAATTCATGGCGAAATTCGCTGCCCGCGATTTCTCGCCGACAGGCAGGATAGACAACATGCTGAAGGACCTGGATTCGCTTCAGGCCTTCGCGTTGAAAACGAAGACGCCGCTGCCGATGACGGGCGCTGTCGTCGAAATCCACCGCCTGCTCTGCGCCGCCGGCCTCGGCCCGAAGGACTCTGCCGAAATGATGCGTCTTCTCGACGGATTTCAGGCCGACTGA
- a CDS encoding sugar ABC transporter ATP-binding protein — translation MEAKRLLEFQSITKTFGGTQALRDVSIDLREGEILALLGENGAGKSTLIKTLAGIYKPDAGDILFRGQSYHHRPPKPNERQPVAFIHQDLGLIEWMTVGENMGLSQGFSMRRGLIDWNRTQARAKEALKLVGCDFDPTTRVSALSRTEKSLVAIARALAVEADVLVLDEPTASLPADEVDRLFNAIRPLKDRGVGMIYVSHRLDEIFRIADRVAVLRDGCMVGQKPVSETTPDELVTMIIGRSGDSLFSKTEIKRGKAIVKVRDLVCAGTSPISFDIREGELLGLAGLRGAGQERIGRALFGCEPFGGSVLLHDQAPDLSSPLRAMTSGIGLIARDRTEESVALSLSIRENTYINPGAVGRGLFSFLSPRGEADLAHKIGHSVGLRPNDPDLPVEALSGGNQQKVVVGRWLATGRKLLIAEDPTAGVDIGARAEIYRLITKALEAGLAVVVVSTDFEEIAHICHRALVFSRGKIVSELTGSALTTEAVITAASASEAA, via the coding sequence GTGGAAGCGAAAAGACTGCTGGAGTTCCAGTCGATCACCAAAACCTTCGGCGGCACGCAGGCGCTGCGTGACGTCTCGATTGACCTGCGCGAGGGAGAGATCCTTGCGCTGCTGGGGGAAAACGGCGCCGGCAAATCGACGCTGATCAAGACGCTCGCGGGCATCTACAAGCCCGATGCTGGCGACATCCTCTTCCGCGGCCAAAGCTATCACCATCGTCCTCCGAAGCCGAACGAGCGGCAGCCGGTTGCCTTCATCCACCAGGATCTCGGCTTGATCGAATGGATGACCGTCGGTGAGAATATGGGCCTGTCGCAGGGCTTCTCGATGCGCCGCGGCCTGATCGATTGGAACAGGACGCAGGCGCGCGCCAAGGAAGCCCTGAAGCTGGTCGGCTGTGACTTCGATCCCACCACCCGGGTTTCGGCGCTGTCGCGCACGGAAAAATCGCTCGTTGCCATTGCCCGCGCGCTTGCCGTCGAGGCCGACGTTCTCGTGCTCGACGAGCCGACGGCGAGCCTGCCCGCCGATGAAGTCGACCGGCTGTTCAATGCGATCCGCCCTCTGAAGGATCGCGGCGTCGGCATGATCTACGTCTCCCACAGGCTCGACGAGATTTTCCGCATCGCCGACCGGGTCGCGGTTCTGCGCGATGGCTGCATGGTCGGACAGAAGCCCGTCAGCGAGACCACGCCCGATGAACTGGTGACGATGATCATCGGCCGCAGCGGCGACAGTCTCTTTTCCAAGACCGAGATCAAACGGGGCAAGGCGATCGTCAAGGTCCGCGATCTCGTTTGCGCAGGCACGAGTCCGATATCCTTCGATATTCGCGAAGGTGAATTGCTCGGCCTTGCAGGCTTGCGCGGCGCCGGCCAGGAACGTATCGGCCGCGCACTCTTCGGTTGCGAGCCATTCGGCGGCTCGGTTCTGCTGCATGACCAAGCTCCGGATCTTTCGAGCCCGCTGCGGGCCATGACGTCGGGCATCGGATTGATCGCCCGTGACCGGACTGAGGAATCGGTCGCGCTCTCGCTTTCCATTCGGGAAAACACCTACATCAATCCCGGCGCAGTCGGTCGCGGGCTTTTCTCCTTCCTGTCGCCGCGCGGCGAAGCGGACCTCGCTCATAAGATCGGCCACTCCGTCGGTCTGCGGCCGAACGACCCCGATCTGCCGGTGGAGGCGCTCTCCGGCGGCAATCAGCAAAAGGTCGTCGTCGGCCGCTGGCTGGCGACCGGCCGCAAGCTGCTGATCGCCGAAGATCCGACCGCTGGCGTCGACATCGGCGCGCGTGCCGAGATCTACCGCCTGATTACCAAGGCGCTCGAAGCCGGCCTCGCGGTCGTCGTGGTTTCGACGGACTTTGAGGAGATCGCCCACATCTGCCACCGCGCGCTGGTCTTCTCGCGCGGGAAAATCGTCAGCGAATTGACTGGAAGCGCCCTGACGACGGAGGCGGTCATCACGGCGGCCTCCGCGTCGGAAGCCGCTTGA
- a CDS encoding gluconokinase, whose amino-acid sequence MNLEGKVLPLAIVVMGVSGCGKSSVGGRIAAQYRLPFLEGDQLHPARNVEKMAQGIPLSDEDRLPWLDRIGEEIRAAQDASQGLVISCSALKRNYRDRLRQAAGGRLAFVFLEGTRELLLSRMQARQGHFMPASLLDSQLQTLEPPTGEPGVVTVAIDMALNDMVALACERLSGAASKGGFHAG is encoded by the coding sequence ATGAATCTTGAAGGAAAAGTGCTGCCGCTGGCCATTGTCGTCATGGGCGTCAGCGGCTGCGGAAAATCCTCTGTCGGAGGGCGCATCGCCGCGCAATACCGGCTGCCTTTTCTGGAGGGCGATCAGCTTCACCCTGCTCGCAATGTCGAGAAGATGGCGCAGGGCATACCGCTGAGCGACGAGGACCGCCTGCCTTGGCTCGACCGGATCGGCGAGGAAATAAGGGCCGCGCAAGATGCGTCGCAGGGCTTGGTGATTTCGTGCTCGGCGCTGAAGAGAAACTATCGGGACCGGTTGCGGCAGGCGGCGGGCGGTCGGCTGGCCTTCGTTTTCCTCGAGGGCACGCGCGAGCTGCTGCTGTCGCGGATGCAGGCGCGCCAAGGCCATTTCATGCCGGCCTCCCTGCTCGACAGCCAGCTGCAGACGCTGGAGCCGCCGACTGGTGAGCCCGGTGTCGTGACGGTGGCGATCGATATGGCTTTGAATGATATGGTGGCGCTGGCTTGTGAGAGGCTCAGCGGCGCGGCCAGCAAGGGAGGATTTCATGCAGGATGA